tatattatggTAAGGTCACTGAGATTGATCAGTACCAAAGAATATCCCTGTTTAAGAGGGCCGAATGCCCCTGTCTCGAGATTTATAAACTATCTGTTTAGAAATGTTTTTTGGGTCATAAGAACATGTGTTGAGCGACGCATTTGTTGTACAAGTTTTACTCCATTAACTTTCAAATTCTAAACttcaattttatactttaaCCCCTCCCATGAAATCGATTTGTTTCTTCAACACTTTTTCCCTACTTTCGGATTAagacaaaaatattctttatagCCTTCAAATATCATTTAATATTCGGGGAAATAtgtagattgaaaaattaataaattgatctCCTTACCCATCGCTTTGTCCACTGTTCCCAGTGAGAGTGTTTTTACATAGTCTCTTCTCTTGTTAAtgtctgtttgcatgtatgtCTTCAAAAGATATTTCAGCCTCTTATCTTGCTCTTTACCAGCAAGTGCGTAATACCCCATAAAATCAAGAGGTAAGCATTTATTTGGTATCCCTCTGCCCAGACCTTTGTGAAGTTTACCTCCAAAAGCTTCTCTAACCTGTGGAACTTCATCCTGAAAAtaatgtatttcatttttacaactCAGTATCAGAGCTGCCCTTCTTTTACTGTATCTTTGACTAATGCTGCTGCTTCATGAACTTACAACCATGAGTTGAGATAGATTGTAGAATTGCTCCGCCGTGAATTGGTCTCCTACTCCCTTCTGCTCACATATCTTAAGCATCGAGCACCCAGCCTGCAATCTGAGCCAGCTCATCTCTGCCCTACTTAATCTGCCTTGTTGCAAAAGGTCACCTTTATTTACTACAAATGCATTAAGCATTCTGAATGTTTTTTGGGCAGAAAGAACGTCACTTTTAAGTCCCAACAGCCACCTGGCCATACATTTTAATGCTTCTAAACGGCAACGTGTTTCTTCGGGTAATTGATCTTCTCGACACCAGTCTCCTTCTATAACATCTGTAGTTTGTTCACTGTTTTCCTTGACCAGCAGTTCTTTGACAATCTGGAATGTTAAAATCATCACCACCAAAACTTGTTActcgaaataaatatgaaatgcTGGAAgcacaaaattttattgctTTACATAATGTCACTTTGTTCTGATTGTTTTCAAACAACAACGTGAACGTTTCAATTAggtttttaatcaatttaccTTTCTAGAGACCATATTCTTTATTTGTATTTGATACTTGTCAGGCAAATTGTAGGCGATATGTCCCAATGTAACAATTGATGTTCGGTAATGTTCTGAAGTTGGTGTGAGTGTGTTTTTGATCCTTTCAATGATTTCGGGGAATATGGAATCGTGAATATTCGCCATATTAACAAACAAGCACCTAATTGCCTGTTTGGCTTGTTTCGGAGTACCGGTTTCAGCGAATGTTTTACACAAAGGGACCATGAGGTTCATTATGTCAGGGGCCACCTCAGACAATGACTTATATTTTCccaaaaatgtaaatatagaCAGGACCAATGGTGCGACCATTTCATCATCAAGCTCTAACAAGTTGACCAAACGCATTAGTATGTCGGCGTGAAGGAAATGAGGGCCAAAAACGAATGATAACATCTGGAAGGTGACAGAGAATCTTTGATATTATGTGTACATAATAAGATAACTTATATTTAAAGCATTAGAAAAAACTAGTATTAATAATGTTTTTGATTGTAGCCGAGAAGATTCAAACAATTTAGATTCAcgtaattaatcaaatttatttaccaCAAGCAATCTCAATCCCTTTTCACCAGCGTTGTTCGGATTCAACCCGACTTCTTCAATGACATTACCTCCTTTTAAACAGTCCAAGACATATCCAATTAATACctaaaagaaagagaaaaatgtaaacttaaaattcgaaattcaggATCTTTGTTACACGATTGAGGTCATTAACGTGCCATTATTTGCATTCTTGTAATATtactttccaaattttcagTATATTTACCCGAATTGCTTCTTCATCTATCATGACTGAGCTTACTCTCTCTAACAACATTTTGATTGTGTTGTAGTATAGATTAGTCATAACCGGTTGACCCAGCTTCTTGAGGACTAAACTCGTAGTTTCAGCGCATTCTTTACAGGTAACATTAGGTTGTACAATGGTTTCCATTCCTTGAAGCAATGTCGGGTCTTTCTTCATATGAAGGctaaatttctgtaaaaattcttgTGCCTTCATTGGATCTGGTAGAAAACGTGATATCTGTGAAACTTTGGCCAACAAGTCTCGATCACGACTGGGAGATTCTGGCTTCTTTGTAATCTCAACCCATTCGACAACAGATCTTCTCACCCTATTGCAAAAGAATATCGGATGAAATATATACCATTTGTCCTAGAGTTTCAAAGTGAAAGTTGAACAAATCTACTGACGCTAATTGATGCTTTTGCAGCTCAACAAATGCTTTGGATGCATGATCATCGATAGTTCCCAATAagtgatataattttttcattctctcttcTGGGCTTAGTTGGTACGGCACTAAACACGTATTAAGTAGCCTTTCGACAAGTAATCTATCTTCCATTCCAGCCATGTAATATCCAtgcaaaattttatctttAATCCAAGTCACTGCCTTTTTTGTAGCTTGAGGTACGTCAGCGTCGTTGAGATGCTTTTTGTAAATCATTGCCAATCCCGACATAGCTTCTTTCCGAATTTTAAACTGTAAATTAAGTATAATTCATTAAGAATACAAACTTGACACATGTCATTGACCAAAATGACCTAATGAACTGTTTGTATAATAAATCTCACTTTTTTGTCCAGTGTTCTTTCCTTCACAAATTCCAGCAGATCTTCACTGTCTGACACAACTTCAAAATCTCTTCGTGCGGTGGTAACAATTGCCATGACGACTTCGTACCTTACGCTTTCGTCTGCATCATGTTGCCTTAATTTCAATGTATCGGTAATGTCTTTTCTGAGCTCCGAATGATTCAGTAAGAAATGCATTGAATACTGAACACACTTTATGCGAATTGATACGCTTATGTCGTTAAATCTACCTAGAAACGCTCGCCACAGCTGGGTATGCTGTATAGCTAGCTGCGATCCTTTTTCTGAGAACATTCTAGCAAGTAAAGCTACGGCACCCAGCCTCTCGTTCTCCAAAGATGATTTCAGTTTACATTCCAACTGTGGAAGGACGGATAGCAGAACACTAGGACAAATGTGATTCAATTCGTATATCAAGTCGTAGACTTTTTTACATATCTGTAGacctttctcttcttttccaaGAATCAGCACGTGATTAAAGAACTGGAAAATGGTTGAAGTTTCACAACATTATTAATGACAATTCAAATTTGTCAGGTTTAAAAATATCTTCCACTAATTCTCTGTCTACTCACCGCTTGAATATATGGTTCTAGAGTGTCACTGCACTTAATCACAAGTTCTTTTGCTAACAAGTAAGCATTCTTTTTCTGAGTCTTATTTGGCTCTACAATATTCATGAGAATTATGTCCAATAACTCGTTTCCAACTATATCCGATTCAGTTATAAGTGGACATAACACATCCAGCATAAAGCTTTTTACTTTTCCAGAGTGCTCGTCGCTGGAACGGTAATTACGTGAATATTTTACTACAAATTTCGTCATTTGGAGCTGTTTTTGTATTAAATCTGTTCCAAATAATGTACTGAATATCTTAACATATAATCCGCTAATTcgatttgtaaaatttgttgATTCTCATAGaaactaagaaaaatttaattgatcTAGTTCCTTACAGTAAATAAACCTCActatataaaattttgtaatctaTTGGAAAAGTGTAAGTTTTGATCTTGAAATGTAAtcaaattcatttaattaaaCACTACTTACTTGACTATTTTGAACATGAGTGAAAACAACGCGCAGAATATTTCTTGACAATCTTCCAGTTCGAAGCACATATTAAAAGATTTCACATAAGCCAAATTTTCAAGCAAGTAAAAGTACCGCTTAAAAGCCGGATCTTTTGGATCCTTCAGACCTGACAGCTGTTTGatgaggaataaaaatattgtcttcacctattgaataaaaaaacaataatagcCGAATATTAGGCAAATagattaaaaatcaataaaatgaTTACATGTCCAAGGTGTGAGACAATGATTGCCAAGTATCTCACCcaagaaatatgaataataaattaaatacaatTCAAAAACTACGAAATGATActaatttattgttaatccGTTTGCAAATgtcttgtgaaaaaaaaagacacacaTTGCATAAAATATTGATCTCTAAGGGACAGATCAAATTACATAATTACTAGCATCATGTAAAATCCATACATATTTGTACATGTTTCCCTGAAATTCATGGTCAACAGAAAACATTAATGCAATTTTCAGGTTTGCTGATTTACTTGACTTCTAACAAGCTTATCGACATTTGTCACATTTCTATTCTCATTTACCTTAAATATAATTGCATGCTTGCATCTTCCGTTCAAAATAAGGGGATATTTGAAccaagataaattttttctacattaaTATTCTCtagtataattatatttatttatttatttacctgGTCAGCATCTTTGTACGGAGCCTCGGGTGCATAAACTCTGAGAACATCAGCGATACAACATGCAATTAATAACTGTACATCTTTACTTTGGTGCATGAGGAAATGATCTTCGGCCAAGTGTAAAGCCAACGGAATGTACTGCTGGTACATTCCCTCATCCTGACCCATAGCTTGCAGGGTATGTGCCAGTGTCTGTTTGTCATAATGGTACCGTCAATtgttgtacatatatattggttatctttgataaaaatttcattgataaaTCAACAAAGTCTTGATTATTTTTGCACAGCAACAATTTTACATTGCAATTGGATATCGCCAAGgcatgaaaaatgataatcacCTTGAGACGTCTGATCAATTCATCTGGACCGAGATCTTCAGTAACGGATCTGCACCCCTGGGGGTAAACTATTTCTGACATTTTATCAGCTATGTTCCTCGAaggttttgagaaaaattttcttcgtaattAGTAGCCTAAAACACCGTCCAAACTCTGCAAAATAtgaagtaataaaatattgagaaaACTTCACTAAGTCCGAGTAGCCGTAATTGTAGGAACTAAAAACCATATGATAATATGAACTGAGTAGCATTTAAATGTCAATAAATGGTGTTTTCAAAAGCATATTTATGATCTATTTAACAGTCATGAAAGGGAACATgtggaaaagaaatttgtcCTAGAATTTCATTCATGGaaaaagctttgttttttctctttttatcacACCGCCATAATATTTCTTGACTAATAATAAAGTTCCCTGATTTTTCCGGGACTTTCCAGTTTTCCATGACCAATGGCAGCTATGAATTATACTAAACCTTTCTAACTGGAAAGCTAGCTACTTTtcttcaaagaaaaatatgctttgttacaaaattaaaatatcaatatACACTTATCGAATCTGCTTTACAAGTAATTTATAAGAATTTCATTTCTGCACAGTGAGACCGACAGTTGATGTGAGTATTCAAGCAATATCAACAGTCAAAATGGTTGCAATTATCAATGTTACATtggaatacaaattttcaaaaatttcgaagattTTGTTAGGAGCGAGGGAGACTGAAGCAATACGATTAGTATAATGCCTAAAAAATAGGTCCGGATGACTGAATATGTGCAAGAGGGAAGTAATCATAAACAGCATAAATAGTTTAAACTTTTCTTCAGCGATCAGAAGTGAGTGATAAATTTAAGCGAGAAATTTAGTCATTCCTGGATTCAGCCTAGTCCAAAATTGGACTAGAttgtgaattttgtttttaattgcGCATTGTACTACGGAATTATAATTGCAACGGTAAATCGCATTTATCCATGTACATTTGATGGATGAGTATATGGGCCAAACGctgtggtgaaaaaaaaaatatacaaacaatggtacattttttttacccatctGTTCCGtccaaaatttaaataattatcacTACGCCTGATCCAACACTTCAGAAACTAATAcaattgaattaataaaaattatttgaacaagatattgtgCTGGATTGTCTGTTCAGGATCAGATAATATTGGAATTTACATTACACAAGATTTATATGCAATTTCTATTGCAAGCATTATTTGAATCTATGAAATTACGTTATAAAAGTCACGTGTTCGTTGAACAATTATTGGTATGTATTACTTGTCAAATACTTTGTTGCTATTTcataaaacttgaaattttacgaaacaatCCTTTTTGGGTTGTGGGATATCTTTTCTACGGATTAAGTGAAaggtataatttgaaaatatcaagtAATTGTAGAATTATTAAGGAATCTAAATGCAATCACCATCCGTTTATAATTTTCCTAGTTTGAATATTGATAAGACAGAAGGTAGGGAACACAACTAAAATGAGTTCACTTCTGCGTGTATAGCTGATCTAAGAAAACGTCCTAAGCcataaaatgaagaagaagaattcaGTAATCATTCACCAGATACATCATTCCTTCtagtttgatttttctgatatttGATCAATTGACAATAATACGAGATGTTATGGAAATGATTGACGAATTTTTTGCTGAAATACTAGTCCTTCATATCCATTGAAAACTATAAAAAATCAAGAATAACCGACACGCATAGACGATAAGAATGAgcaaaatcatttttgttaAAACTACTCCTGAAAAACTAAGAACATCTCCAGAAGGGCTCCAGAAATATCCACGTAAGGCAGTTAGCATTTGATAAAtactaattttcaaacatatttttttcttctccaatAGTATtgatatgaataaaatttgcgaaacaaatttttaatacagcATTTTTGTTTAGAGTCTGCCATAATTGCTCATATATTTTAAACCAATAGGATAACCACAAGCGAGCTAAGCTTGAGAATATATCGACTGTTTTCAGACAACGGACAATATCATGAAAGTACTATATACATTCAGCAACTGCAGTTATAACTTCCGGACTATTGTTAATGCGCTTGTTCCTAAAAGAAATTTCTATTATTGGAATCATTTGTTTACTGTAATGTTGCATCAAAATTTCACTAATAGGAGCAAAGGCTTCGCTTGAGTTGACGATACTGAAGTGATGCTTGCTAGTACTTAGATTAGTaaagtaattttgattttgaagtgaaaagaaaattaaatacacACGGTCGATTGTTTAGTATAATTGTAGAATAATTGGACATTTCTTACACGAAACAAAATCTACTCACTTATGATGCGTGATCACTGCAATGTGATAGCAAACTTGTCAAGGGACACATATCGAGTGATTATTTAGAGGTTATGTCGGCAGCCCGTAAATGATTGCGGCAGGTACGTAAACAATAGTGCATCTTTTTAACAAGATAATGCCATTTTACGAAATCGAATCGGCAGAATGCTCGATGTAATCGTACCAATAGTGCATATTAGAGTGGAAAATTTTACCTCAAGATATGCATAGACACCAAAACGCCTGACActcaaaatatcaataaagCAAATATATCTGTCGGGCTACCACACGACACTGGCTCAGTTTTTGACGTGGTAAAAACAATGCTCGTCACATTCACCACTAAACTCAATTACTGAGGATTTGTCGAAATTTCACcgatttttcacacacacTAAGCATGATAAAGTACCCGCTATATCACAAGAAACGTtgtaaaatcagttttgtaAACGGTTAACCATGTCAAAGGACGCGACAGCGCATTCAATGCCCTGAAGTTACCTATGCATGGCCACGTAAGGAAAGGCTTTCTTACACGAAAAGTCAAAATTGTCCAGGAACAAGTTATCAATCCTCGGCAATTATATTATCGACT
The Neodiprion lecontei isolate iyNeoLeco1 chromosome 3, iyNeoLeco1.1, whole genome shotgun sequence DNA segment above includes these coding regions:
- the LOC107224025 gene encoding sister chromatid cohesion protein PDS5 homolog B isoform X1, with amino-acid sequence MSEIVYPQGCRSVTEDLGPDELIRRLKTLAHTLQAMGQDEGMYQQYIPLALHLAEDHFLMHQSKDVQLLIACCIADVLRVYAPEAPYKDADQVKTIFLFLIKQLSGLKDPKDPAFKRYFYLLENLAYVKSFNMCFELEDCQEIFCALFSLMFKIVNDEHSGKVKSFMLDVLCPLITESDIVGNELLDIILMNIVEPNKTQKKNAYLLAKELVIKCSDTLEPYIQAFFNHVLILGKEEKGLQICKKVYDLIYELNHICPSVLLSVLPQLECKLKSSLENERLGAVALLARMFSEKGSQLAIQHTQLWRAFLGRFNDISVSIRIKCVQYSMHFLLNHSELRKDITDTLKLRQHDADESVRYEVVMAIVTTARRDFEVVSDSEDLLEFVKERTLDKKFKIRKEAMSGLAMIYKKHLNDADVPQATKKAVTWIKDKILHGYYMAGMEDRLLVERLLNTCLVPYQLSPEERMKKLYHLLGTIDDHASKAFVELQKHQLAVRRSVVEWVEITKKPESPSRDRDLLAKVSQISRFLPDPMKAQEFLQKFSLHMKKDPTLLQGMETIVQPNVTCKECAETTSLVLKKLGQPVMTNLYYNTIKMLLERVSSVMIDEEAIRVLIGYVLDCLKGGNVIEEVGLNPNNAGEKGLRLLVMLSFVFGPHFLHADILMRLVNLLELDDEMVAPLVLSIFTFLGKYKSLSEVAPDIMNLMVPLCKTFAETGTPKQAKQAIRCLFVNMANIHDSIFPEIIERIKNTLTPTSEHYRTSIVTLGHIAYNLPDKYQIQIKNMVSRKIVKELLVKENSEQTTDVIEGDWCREDQLPEETRCRLEALKCMARWLLGLKSDVLSAQKTFRMLNAFVVNKGDLLQQGRLSRAEMSWLRLQAGCSMLKICEQKGVGDQFTAEQFYNLSQLMVDEVPQVREAFGGKLHKGLGRGIPNKCLPLDFMGYYALAGKEQDKRLKYLLKTYMQTDINKRRDYVKTLSLGTVDKAMGQLPHILPDYMLVFAVPILAHDPEFTNYNDVSQLKVIQQCLWYILEPLITKNEFYCYGFYKNLIERMKSHKDALKPEDDNVNYKLWAVCDLAMNVIFSKTTNFDLKEFPSETRIPTMYFKKADELLVNSKNYLPAEMQVNMSSPKAKGLLHNTHMGNDRPQRRTKSKQQKEVGIGPNETDARLQIGEMECIDAQPAEASETRIQLPGLDDEIEEPPAKRMHRDSDKINLK
- the LOC107224025 gene encoding sister chromatid cohesion protein PDS5 homolog B isoform X2; the protein is MSEIVYPQGCRSVTEDLGPDELIRRLKTLAHTLQAMGQDEGMYQQYIPLALHLAEDHFLMHQSKDVQLLIACCIADVLRVYAPEAPYKDADQVKTIFLFLIKQLSGLKDPKDPAFKRYFYLLENLAYVKSFNMCFELEDCQEIFCALFSLMFKIVNDEHSGKVKSFMLDVLCPLITESDIVGNELLDIILMNIVEPNKTQKKNAYLLAKELVIKCSDTLEPYIQAFFNHVLILGKEEKGLQICKKVYDLIYELNHICPSVLLSVLPQLECKLKSSLENERLGAVALLARMFSEKGSQLAIQHTQLWRAFLGRFNDISVSIRIKCVQYSMHFLLNHSELRKDITDTLKLRQHDADESVRYEVVMAIVTTARRDFEVVSDSEDLLEFVKERTLDKKFKIRKEAMSGLAMIYKKHLNDADVPQATKKAVTWIKDKILHGYYMAGMEDRLLVERLLNTCLVPYQLSPEERMKKLYHLLGTIDDHASKAFVELQKHQLAVRRSVVEWVEITKKPESPSRDRDLLAKVSQISRFLPDPMKAQEFLQKFSLHMKKDPTLLQGMETIVQPNVTCKECAETTSLVLKKLGQPVMTNLYYNTIKMLLERVSSVMIDEEAIRVLIGYVLDCLKGGNVIEEVGLNPNNAGEKGLRLLVMLSFVFGPHFLHADILMRLVNLLELDDEMVAPLVLSIFTFLGKYKSLSEVAPDIMNLMVPLCKTFAETGTPKQAKQAIRCLFVNMANIHDSIFPEIIERIKNTLTPTSEHYRTSIVTLGHIAYNLPDKYQIQIKNMVSRKIVKELLVKENSEQTTDVIEGDWCREDQLPEETRCRLEALKCMARWLLGLKSDVLSAQKTFRMLNAFVVNKGDLLQQGRLSRAEMSWLRLQAGCSMLKICEQKGVGDQFTAEQFYNLSQLMVDEVPQVREAFGGKLHKGLGRGIPNKCLPLDFMGYYALAGKEQDKRLKYLLKTYMQTDINKRRDYVKTLSLGTVDKAMGQLPHILPDYMLVFAVPILAHDPEFTNYNDVSQLKVIQQCLWYILEPLITKNEFYCYGFYKNLIERMKSHKDALKPEDDNVNYKLWAVCDLAMNVIFSKTTNFDLKEFPSETRIPTMYFKKADELLVNSKNYLPAEMQVNMSSPKAKGLLHNTHMGNDRPQRRTKSKQQKEVGIGPNETDARPAEASETRIQLPGLDDEIEEPPAKRMHRDSDKINLK
- the LOC107224025 gene encoding sister chromatid cohesion protein PDS5 homolog B-B isoform X3 — translated: MSEIVYPQGCRSVTEDLGPDELIRRLKTLAHTLQAMGQDEGMYQQYIPLALHLAEDHFLMHQSKDVQLLIACCIADVLRVYAPEAPYKDADQVKTIFLFLIKQLSGLKDPKDPAFKRYFYLLENLAYVKSFNMCFELEDCQEIFCALFSLMFKIVNDEHSGKVKSFMLDVLCPLITESDIVGNELLDIILMNIVEPNKTQKKNAYLLAKELVIKCSDTLEPYIQAFFNHVLILGKEEKGLQICKKVYDLIYELNHICPSVLLSVLPQLECKLKSSLENERLGAVALLARMFSEKGSQLAIQHTQLWRAFLGRFNDISVSIRIKCVQYSMHFLLNHSELRKDITDTLKLRQHDADESVRYEVVMAIVTTARRDFEVVSDSEDLLEFVKERTLDKKFKIRKEAMSGLAMIYKKHLNDADVPQATKKAVTWIKDKILHGYYMAGMEDRLLVERLLNTCLVPYQLSPEERMKKLYHLLGTIDDHASKAFVELQKHQLAVRRSVVEWVEITKKPESPSRDRDLLAKVSQISRFLPDPMKAQEFLQKFSLHMKKDPTLLQGMETIVQPNVTCKECAETTSLVLKKLGQPVMTNLYYNTIKMLLERVSSVMIDEEAIRVLIGYVLDCLKGGNVIEEVGLNPNNAGEKGLRLLVIVKELLVKENSEQTTDVIEGDWCREDQLPEETRCRLEALKCMARWLLGLKSDVLSAQKTFRMLNAFVVNKGDLLQQGRLSRAEMSWLRLQAGCSMLKICEQKGVGDQFTAEQFYNLSQLMVDEVPQVREAFGGKLHKGLGRGIPNKCLPLDFMGYYALAGKEQDKRLKYLLKTYMQTDINKRRDYVKTLSLGTVDKAMGQLPHILPDYMLVFAVPILAHDPEFTNYNDVSQLKVIQQCLWYILEPLITKNEFYCYGFYKNLIERMKSHKDALKPEDDNVNYKLWAVCDLAMNVIFSKTTNFDLKEFPSETRIPTMYFKKADELLVNSKNYLPAEMQVNMSSPKAKGLLHNTHMGNDRPQRRTKSKQQKEVGIGPNETDARLQIGEMECIDAQPAEASETRIQLPGLDDEIEEPPAKRMHRDSDKINLK